The following are from one region of the Chitinivibrio alkaliphilus ACht1 genome:
- a CDS encoding DUF4113 domain-containing protein, translating to MLNGKYGKGAVVPARQAGKKGSWEKREGYRSKRYSTRWGEIFEV from the coding sequence CTGCTGAACGGGAAGTACGGAAAGGGAGCAGTGGTGCCTGCCCGTCAGGCAGGGAAAAAGGGTAGCTGGGAGAAGAGAGAAGGATACCGCAGCAAGCGGTATTCAACGAGGTGGGGGGAGATTTTTGAGGTTTGA
- a CDS encoding formylglycine-generating enzyme family protein: MSFTKTAGVVLSIVLFVLIAGCNDVTGSGDNGNDNEDTSLDMITIPAGTFLYRRGESDQEEKAVAEFQISKYTITQGEYLAVMGVNPSRFTGNENRPVETVTWFDAVLYCNALSKAEGRDTVYSYSSISGTPGDGVEDLADLAIDSSANGYYLPTSVQWEYAVRGGTTTTYFWGRSFTDADDYAWHDGNSGSTTHPVGQKLPNDFGLYDMVGNVSEWCETRVWQGGVLTRVVRGGG; the protein is encoded by the coding sequence ATGTCATTCACGAAAACAGCAGGAGTCGTTCTTTCCATAGTCCTTTTTGTTCTCATAGCAGGGTGCAATGATGTTACTGGTTCTGGTGACAATGGTAATGATAATGAAGATACCAGCCTCGACATGATTACCATCCCCGCAGGAACCTTCCTGTACCGTCGCGGAGAGTCCGATCAAGAAGAAAAAGCTGTTGCAGAGTTTCAGATATCAAAATACACCATCACACAGGGTGAATACCTCGCTGTTATGGGCGTAAATCCATCTCGGTTTACCGGCAATGAAAACCGCCCCGTGGAAACAGTGACCTGGTTTGATGCGGTACTCTATTGCAATGCCCTTTCAAAGGCTGAGGGTCGGGATACGGTGTATAGCTATAGCAGTATAAGCGGCACTCCCGGAGATGGCGTTGAAGATCTTGCAGATCTTGCAATAGACAGCAGTGCAAACGGGTATTATCTCCCCACGAGTGTACAGTGGGAGTATGCCGTGCGTGGGGGAACAACTACCACCTATTTTTGGGGTAGGTCTTTCACAGATGCAGATGACTATGCCTGGCACGATGGTAATAGTGGCAGCACAACCCATCCCGTAGGTCAAAAACTGCCCAATGACTTTGGCCTCTATGATATGGTGGGGAATGTGTCTGAGTGGTGTGAGACTCGGGTCTGGCAGGGCGGGGTCTTGACCCGGGTCGTACGGGGCGGGGGCTGA
- the recJ gene encoding single-stranded-DNA-specific exonuclease RecJ yields MNSESIPRETIHLRTYAQSTVERLMKLLSISETLATILAGRGLTEFEQSKKFFNPHMDDFLDPFLFPHMDAVVQRLLQARHAEENVFIYGDYDVDGITGTSFFLRFLRKIGISCDYYIPNRLTEGYGISRAGIDTIAAQQADLILSVDTGITAVEEVAYAASLGIDMIITDHHEPKETEPDCLVIDPKSHQCPFPDANLSGVGVALKVAQALTQRGDFPPSYWQEELDLVALGTAADLVPFTGENRIITYYGYRQMSQTTCHGLRALMEVQKVREGDITTADIVFKLAPAINAAGRMGDPQRGVKLLLCEDPAKCQLYAKELLQKNHERRSHNTKVEREVEEWVQNSIDLSSQFGIVAAQREWHVGVVGIAASKIVEKYSRPSFIFAIDDSGIARGSARSVDGCNLIAALDECQDLLIQYGGHKMAAGATMKADNLAEFTQRFNTSLSRQLAHGDLRPRVYADVEVRVAQLTPKFFATLARMRPFGPNNMRPVFFSKAVQIHAPKRVGKGGAHLKMRVSQDKQFVDAIAFGFGDRLQELTTARSISLAYTLGQNTYRGTTTLQITVKGIEIEK; encoded by the coding sequence ATGAATAGTGAATCCATTCCACGCGAGACAATCCACCTTCGCACCTATGCACAAAGTACGGTGGAACGCCTCATGAAACTCCTTTCTATTTCCGAAACCCTTGCGACCATTTTAGCCGGACGTGGCTTGACGGAGTTTGAGCAGAGTAAGAAATTTTTCAACCCGCACATGGATGACTTTCTGGACCCCTTTCTCTTTCCCCATATGGACGCTGTGGTGCAACGTCTCCTGCAGGCTCGCCATGCAGAAGAGAACGTGTTTATTTATGGCGATTACGATGTGGATGGCATTACGGGAACCTCCTTTTTTCTCCGGTTTCTGCGTAAGATAGGAATCTCCTGTGACTACTACATCCCCAATCGACTCACCGAAGGATACGGAATATCCCGGGCAGGCATTGATACCATTGCCGCACAACAGGCAGATCTCATACTCTCAGTTGATACAGGTATTACCGCTGTAGAGGAAGTGGCCTATGCGGCCTCTCTCGGTATTGACATGATTATTACCGATCATCACGAACCAAAGGAGACAGAACCGGACTGTCTTGTCATAGATCCTAAATCGCATCAATGCCCCTTCCCCGATGCCAACCTCAGCGGCGTGGGCGTTGCCTTGAAAGTGGCGCAGGCACTAACGCAACGTGGGGACTTCCCCCCCTCCTACTGGCAGGAAGAACTCGACTTAGTGGCCTTGGGAACCGCCGCAGATTTAGTTCCCTTTACCGGGGAAAACCGGATTATCACCTATTATGGGTACCGTCAGATGAGCCAGACCACCTGCCATGGGTTACGCGCCTTAATGGAGGTGCAGAAAGTACGGGAAGGAGATATCACCACGGCGGATATCGTCTTTAAACTTGCCCCCGCCATTAACGCCGCTGGACGAATGGGTGATCCTCAACGGGGGGTTAAACTACTTCTCTGTGAGGACCCCGCAAAATGTCAGCTCTATGCAAAGGAACTTCTCCAAAAAAACCATGAGCGACGCTCTCATAATACCAAGGTTGAACGGGAAGTTGAGGAGTGGGTTCAAAATTCGATTGACCTCTCTTCTCAATTCGGTATTGTGGCCGCACAACGGGAGTGGCACGTTGGTGTGGTGGGTATTGCAGCCTCAAAGATTGTGGAAAAATATTCACGCCCCTCCTTTATCTTTGCCATTGATGACTCCGGTATCGCCCGAGGCTCTGCCCGCTCCGTCGATGGATGCAATCTCATTGCCGCCCTTGATGAATGCCAAGATCTGCTCATACAGTACGGGGGCCATAAAATGGCGGCGGGAGCAACCATGAAGGCGGACAACCTTGCGGAGTTTACCCAGCGATTCAACACCTCCCTCTCCCGTCAGCTGGCACATGGAGATCTTCGGCCCCGCGTGTATGCAGATGTGGAGGTCCGTGTTGCGCAGCTCACGCCAAAATTCTTCGCAACCCTTGCGCGTATGCGCCCCTTCGGTCCCAATAATATGCGACCTGTTTTTTTCAGCAAAGCTGTTCAAATACATGCTCCGAAACGGGTTGGAAAAGGTGGAGCGCATTTAAAAATGCGCGTTTCCCAGGATAAGCAGTTTGTTGATGCCATCGCCTTTGGATTTGGCGATCGCCTGCAAGAGCTTACAACAGCTCGAAGCATCTCCCTCGCTTACACCTTAGGACAAAACACCTACCGAGGAACAACAACCCTCCAAATTACCGTAAAAGGAATTGAAATAGAAAAATAA
- a CDS encoding transposase — MKKRFTEVQIIRILQEVDSGTPTSEVARQYDIHQKTIYNWRSKYGGMEPSDIQKMKLLEEENNRLKRLVADVSLDNQVLKDVNSKNW; from the coding sequence ATGAAGAAGCGTTTTACGGAAGTTCAAATAATTCGAATACTGCAGGAAGTAGATTCAGGTACCCCCACCAGTGAAGTAGCTCGTCAATATGATATCCACCAGAAAACGATATACAATTGGCGGAGCAAGTATGGCGGTATGGAACCCTCTGATATTCAGAAAATGAAACTACTTGAGGAAGAAAATAATCGATTAAAGCGTCTTGTTGCAGACGTATCTTTGGATAATCAAGTGCTGAAGGATGTTAACTCAAAAAACTGGTAA